One genomic window of Oncorhynchus kisutch isolate 150728-3 linkage group LG26, Okis_V2, whole genome shotgun sequence includes the following:
- the LOC109871349 gene encoding probable phospholipid-transporting ATPase IH isoform X2, with protein MDFSVLRNLISRYCAGEEYWVDSRTVYIGHKEPPPAAEAYIPQRYPDNRIVSSKYTLWNFIPKNLFEQFRRIANFYFLLIFLVQLIIDTPTSPVTSGLPLFFVITVTAIKQGYEDWLRHKADCSINECPVDMVQQGTVVRTQSSKLRVGDVVMVREDETFPCDLILLSSSRGDGTCYVTTTSLDGESSHKTYYAVPDTMAFKTEQEVDSLHATIECEQPQPDLYKFVGRINIYKEREDPIARPLGAENLLLRGATLKNTGHIYAVAIYTGMDTKMALNYQSKSQKRSAVEKSMNAFLIVYLCILISKAVINTVLKYAWQWSADHDEPWYNHRTEIDRERHVVIRAFTDFLAFMVLFNYIIPVSMYVTVEMQKFLGSYFIVWDKDMYDEELGVGAQVNTSDLNEELGQVEYVFTDKTGTLTENNMEFIECCVDGHVYIPHAICNGQILSAASSIDMIDSSPGGYRREHEDLFFRALCLCHTVQVKEEETVDSIKRGIHLGKPTSFYISSSPDEVALVEGMKRLGYTYLRLKDSHMEILNKDDEIERFELLHVLNFDSVRRRMSVIVKSSSGEYLLFCKGADTSIFPRVVSGKVEQVRARVEQNAVEGLRTLCVAYRSLSPAEYEEACHQLSDAKLALKDREQRLAQAYDLIERDFTLLGATAVEDRLQEKAADTIESLQKAGMKVWVLTGDKMETAAATCYASKLFRRSTQILELTKKRTEEQSLHDVLFDLSRTVLRQRSLSGLSVECQDYGLIIDGATLSAVLKPSPESSGSGNYREIFLEISRNCSAVLCCRMAPLQKAQIVKLIKASKEHPITLAIGDGANDVSMILEAHVGIGIMGKEGRQAARNSDYAIPKFKHLKKMLLVHGHFYYIRIAELVQYFFYKNVCFIFPQFLYQFFCGFSQQPLYDTAYLTLYNISFTSLPILLYSLIEKHISIEMLKRDPTLYRDVAKNALLRWPVFLYWTCLGLFNACIFFFGAYFLFDNTTFTSNGQMFGNWTFGTLVFTVLVFTVTLKLALDTHHWTWINHFVVWGSLLFYVIFSLLWGGIIWPFLNYQRMYYVFMQMLSSGPAWLGIILLITISLLPDVVKKVLCRTLWPTATERAQDIDKLLQSSVAELTPVSSRPSGPSSTRKSSSHLHLGVPGPRTLHRSEFFPHKLVLFHWTDGGGADLRTLSLYVLRKLGLALPTTHQGQRPLCDTDRQTHTQTQADV; from the exons TGTGCGGGGGAGGAGTATTGGGTGGACAGTCGTACGGTTTACATCGGTCACAAAGAACCCCCACCGGCGGCCGAGGCCTACATCCCTCAACGTTACCCTGACAACCGCATCGTCTCCTCCAAG tacaccttATGGAACTTCATCCCCAAGAACCTGTTTGAACAGTTCAGAAGAATCGCCAACTTCTACTTTCTGCTAATCTTCCTGGTCCAG CTCATCATAGACACGCCCACCAGCCCTGTCACCAGCGGACTGCCTCTCTTCTTTGTCATCACTGTCACCGCCATTAAACAG ggTTATGAAGACTGGCTGAGACACAAGGCAGACTGCAGTATAAATGAGTGTCCTGTGGACATGGTGCAGCAGGGGACGGTGGTGAGGACACAGAGCTCCAAGCTACGG GTGGGGGACGTTGTCATGGTGAGGGAGGACGAGACGTTCCCCTGTGACCTCATCCTCCTTTCATCCAGCCGCGGTGACGGAACCTGCTACGTCACCACTACCAGCCTGGATGGAGAGTCTAGCCACAag ACCTACTATGCTGTACCAGACACCATGGCCTTTAAGACAGAGCAGGAGGTGGACTCTCTACATGCGACTATTGAATGTGAACAACCACAACCTGACCTCTACAA ATTTGTGGGGCGCATCAATATTTATAAGGAAAGAGAGGATCCCATAGCCAG ACCGCTGGGAGCTGAGAACCTCCTCCTCAGAGGAGCTACCCTGAAGAACACAGGACATATttatg CTGTAGCCATTTACACAGGCATGGACACCAAGATGGCGCTTAACTACCAGTCCAAATCCCAGAAACGCTCAGCTGTGGAAAA gTCTATGAATGCGTTCCTAATCGTGTATCTGTGCATCCTGATCAGTAAAGCGGTCATTAACACGGTTCTGAAGTATGCGTGGCAGTGGTCTGCTGACCACGATGAACCCTGGTACAACCACAGGACCGAGATCGACAGAGAACGCCATGTG gtgatcaGGGCGTTCACAGACTTCCTGGCCTTCATGGTGTTGTTTAACTACATCATCCCAGTCTCCATGTACGTTACCGTGGAGATGCAGAAGTTCCTGGGTTCTTACTTCATAGTCTGGGACAAGGATATGTATGATGAGGAGCTGGGAGTGGGGGCTCAGGTCAACACATCTGACCTCAACGAAGAGCTCggacag gtaGAGTATGTGTTTACTGATAAGACGGGGACGTTGACGGAGAACAACATGGAGTTTATAGAGTGCTGTGTGGACGGACACGTGTATATCCCCCACGCCATCTGTAACGGACAGATCCTCAGTGCTGCTTCCAGCATAGACATGATCGACTCTTCGCCTGGAGGATACCGCAGG GAGCACGAGGACCTGTTCTTCCGGGCTCTGTGTCTGTGCCACACGGTgcaggtgaaggaggaggagacagtggaTAGCATCAAGAGAGGGATCCACCTGGGAAAGCCCACCTCCTTCTACATATCATCCTCTCCTGATGAGGTGGCTCTGGTGGAGGGCATgaagag gTTGGGGTACACCTATCTGAGGCTCAAAGACAGTCATATGGAAATACTCAATAAGGACGATGAGATTGAAAG gtttgAGCTTCTTCACGTGCTCAACTttgactctgtcaggaggagaaTGAGCGTCATTGTCAAGTCTagctcag GGGAGTACCTGTTGTTCTGTAAAGGGGCAGACACCTCCATCTTTCCCAGGGTGGTGTCAGGGAAGGTGGAGCAGGTGAGGGCACGGGTggagcagaatgctgtg GAGGGCTTACGGACCCTGTGTGTGGCCTACAGAAGTCTGTCCCCAGCAGAGTACGAGGAGGCATGTCATCAGCTGAGCGACGCCAAGCTGGCCCTGAAGGACAGGGAGCAACGGCTGGCGCAAGCCTATGACCTCATTGAGAGGGACTTCACCCTGCTGGGGGCTACGGCCGTGGAGGACAG GCTCCAGGAGAAGGCAGCAGACACCATCGAGTCTCTCCAAAAGGCTGGGATGAAGGTATGGGTGCTGACGGGGGACAAGATGGAGACCGCGGCAGCTACGTGCTACGCTAGCAAGCTGTTCCGCCGCTCCACACAGATACTGGAGCTGACCAAGAAACGCACCGAGGAACAGAGTCTACATGACGTTCTGTTTGACCTGAGCAGGACTGTACTCAGACAACGCTCCCTGTCAGG GCTGTCTGTGGAATGTCAGGACTATGGTCTGATCATCGACGGGGCCACCCTGTCTGCTGTGCTGAAACCCAGTCCAGAGAGCTCTGGCTCGGGGAACTACAGAGAGATCTTCCTGGAGATCTCTAGGAACTGCAGTGCCGTGCTCTGCTGCCGCATGGCACCCCTACAGAAAGCACAG ATTGTGAAGCTGATCAAGGCATCTAAGGAGCACCCCATCACTCTGGCTATCGGTGACGGAGCCAACGATGTCAGCATGATTCTCGAGGCACACGTGGGCATTG GCATCATGGGTAAGGAGGGGCGCCAGGCGGCGAGGAACAGTGACTACGCCATCCCAAAGTTCAAACACCTGAAGAAGATGCTGTTGGTGCACGGACACTTCTACTACATCCGCATCGCTGAGCTGGTGCAGTACTTCTTCTACAAG aATGTGTGCTTCATCTTCCCTCAGTTCCTCTATCAGTTCTTCTGTGGATTCTCTCAGCAG CCACTGTACGACACAGCCTACCTGACGCTGTACAACATCAGCTTCACCTCGCTGCCCATCCTCCTCTACAGCCTCATAGAGAAACACATCAGCATAGAGATGCTCAAGAGAGATCCCACTCTGTACAG GGACGTAGCTAAGAACGCTCTTCTGCGCTGGCCCGTGTTCCTCTACTGGACGTGCCTGGGCTTGTTCAACGCCTGTATCTTCTTCTTTGGTGCCTACTTCCTGTTCGACAACACCACCTTCACCAGTAACGGACAG aTGTTTGGAAACTGGACCTTCGGGACTCTCGTCTTCACTGTGCTGGTGTTTACTGTCACGCTCAAG CTTGCCTTGGACACACACCACTGGACCTGGATCAACCACTTTGTCGTCTGGGGCTCCCTGCTTTTCTATGTCATCTTCTCACTGCTCTGGGGAGGCATCATCTG GCCCTTCCTGAACTACCAGAGAATGTACTATGTGTTCATGCAGATGTTGTCCAGCGGTCCGGCCTGGCTTGGCATCATCCTTCTCATCACGATCAGCCTGCTGCCTGATGTGGTCAAGAAGGTCCTCTGCAGGACCCTGTGGCCCACCGCCACCGAACGTGCACAG gaCATTGACAAGCTGTTGCAGAGCAGTGTAGCAGAGTTGACCCCCGTGTCCTCTCGCCCTTCTGGCCCCTCCTCCACACGGAAGAGCTCCTCCCACCTTCACCTTGGGGTTCCAGGGCCCCGAACACTCCACAGGTCTGAGTTCTTCCCACACAAACTGGTATTGTTCCACTGGACTGATGGGGGTGGGGCAGACCTCCGCACCCTCAGCCTCTACGTGCTCCGTAAACTCGGGCTGGCTTTGCCTACTACCCACCAGGGCCAGAGACCTCTgtgtgacacagacagacagacacacacacaaacacaggctgaTGTGTGA